The sequence TTGTTCATCTTGTTGCCTCATCATGTCATTTTGTTGTTGTAACGTGTCTCCCAAAAATTGCCTATTTGGACtatcaatttcattttccaaTTTACTGTACTTTGTTGTACCATGATTGACAGGAACTCGAGCAGGACTATTATCTAAGAGTGGCTgcgataaataacaaaatatgaatatacaAATTGTTAAATCAAAAATATAGCACATACATATTAGCTATAAATATGTACACATTGATgtaaagatatttaataatcaTTTGACGAGTACGTTTAAATTATACTAATGTAGTACAAAAATCTTATCTTATGAATTACACtcataatatcaaatattgATTTACCGTATAAACCATTTTCTTATTTCAGTAATTTCGATTGCTAGTATCTTATTTGTAAAGCAACAGAAAAGTTGTAGCGTTAAGGAACAAACAAGCAAATTTGATAATCACTATCAACATTATCGGTGAATTTGACAGCTTCATATAGGTGTCGCAATGTATACGATAGTAATTTGCGAGCGAAATTTAAACgtgtaaaagaaaatacatttatatgaattaaattatttttaaaataattatttttatttgaacaaataataaacataattataattatgtagttatataattataaaatataataagtacatgtatgtatgtctTATATTTTTCGTGATGCTTTTTAAACTATAATTGGTACTTTCATTGAATATTCCTAAACAATTAAGATAATAGATGACAAAAACtataaagataattaaatatatatagatagtatGTAAATCCGACAAACCTGTCTGGCTGTATTATCGCGATCTCGACCCCTACTTAAATTCATTTTATCCTTCATAGTCTGCAACAAATTAGTAATatgattgatatatatatatatatatagagagagagagagagagttcggctgaataatatttaaaagcctGCATGACATGATTTCTtgtggaaaaataagaaaaaagtataaaataaaatattttcatttttgacATAGTTTTCGAGGAAATCGAGTTTGAGAATTAAATCAAGTATACTTAAATAGAGCTAATTCCGAACTGGATAGGTTTAAAATAATCGTTTCATGtgtgaaaatatagaataacattttttcataagaCGTCTTAGTTTcgggaaaaataaatttgataatttatcaTACGCATGTACTACTAGATTGATTCTTAATTAAACATattcaaactttatttttttgtaaactAAACTTTGAatggaacaattttattttacattttttgctTACTTTCGCATCtagaataacattttattgatcATTCAGATATATCTAGTCACTAATTAGCCAAGTTCAAGTATACCTGATAAATTttgaaactcgattttctcgaaaacttaatctgagaatgaaaaaattgtattctatatcattttcttatttttccagaAACAGTCATGTCATGCTCGTTTTTACACGTTATTCGGTCGGATCTTGTacattttcgaaaatattaaattaaactattaattaatataaacattaaatGTTATCTAAGAAGTATTACCTTAACTTCTTCTCGCGTTTGTTCGATAAAACTTCGTTGAACCGTTAATTCCTTGTTATCTATCTTAAACTTTGTCGGatttttttctacaatacgtATAGACACACATATAGTACATTAAGGGAAATATAGCTCatggatataaaaattcaaaattttaaaaagaacatttttcaattaattttatataaatttcaataaataaatgacgatttttaagaaaaaatgtaCATGCTATCTATTTAAGTACACCattttagtattaaattttaatactaaaagaattaatatcatatatttcgtaATGTATAGATGTATATCAAAGGATATAGATCGTGTCTTCTAGATCATCGAGATCCCATTCTATTGAGCGTAAAGCTTTTCGTAATTCGGTAGTAGTCCACTCTAATTCGTCACGTGAGATTGGGATTCCCCCACTCACGGTAGAGCTCGTGACAATAACATCTTGCAATTCCGTCCAGCGCCCGTATAAACCGCGGTTTTTATTTAAGGCCTTGCAAACTTCGCTACAAAACAAATAagtgatattatttatattataaattaaaaaattataatacattaattacattacattaattaaatattatatcagtaatataaataaattatacattaaaatataagaatatataatatagaataatataatacatgtaAATAAACAACACAAACAACAATTATTGTTTGTAaggaataaaatgaataaaattatttcatatttaagaaGGGAACGATAAATTTTTGCACTGCAACGTCGTTAGTAATTAATGGTTGATCacaaatatgttatataaatataagcaCTTTGACTTAACAAGTGTTATGTAATCGTAACAAGTACTTCAAATATCAGGAAATTTGTTTTTGATACTTAACAAActagtaaaattatgtacatGTGAAAATCTAATTAgttgtaataaatatacatcAACGTTTCTTTCTAGTAATTCATATTTAgtaataaatagtagtatttattaaatataagaataaaataatttaggaAATGAGTTATAggtaatatcaaataaaaagtcttttttgATAAGAAATATCAATCGATTATACATTGTTACTTTATGTTTGTTGTATCTATTAAATGcgcattaaaatataaaaacattgtataataataattcaattatttcttaataaaaatactaaaaaataaaaaaaaatgtctatTGATACATTTAATAGAATGttgcaaatttaatatacttttctacgtattataaaaacataaaaatgcaaTGAATTTAATCTAAAATTATTGCGGAAAAAGATTCAACGCTATTCCCGATAAAAATAACGAGTCAAACGTTGAACAAATTCAGCGaacaaaataatacatataagaaGTTCAGATCAGAGGGAGGTGTTTAtaacgtatgtatatgtatattaagataAGATGCAGAATAAATGGATTATCGTAAAACATTCTCAACGAAAGTTATAACAATTAGAAGTTATTTCAAAACACCAAAAGTAAAgtttctttgtaatttcgttTGCGACTATTCTTAAAGGGTTGATGTATATATACGATATCAATGTCACAAAAGGAGCAACAAAAATTCAAAAGCTTGACAACTGCATAAACTTCACTGATATTGATATCGATTTTTTTATGGATAATTCTGAAACTTGAagaatattcattaaaaatttatacaacAGGGAGATCATTTTTTTACTTACTCCTTGACGACAAAGAACGGATTCTCCAGCGTCATTCcttcttttaatttaaagagGTGGCCTTTCTCGCCGCCTCACGGCACCCACAGAAATACGTATACGCGATTTGCCGATCATCGGTGGAAATTCCAAACTATCTTGACAGAACTATCGATACTCAGATGAACGATGACAATAATCAAAATTGACACTTGCTCGCGCTCTAGTGTTATGATACCACGACGTCGTCGTGTATTGTGACGTCTGCTTTCAGTCTTCCTGCAGACGACTATTTATTCGATTTTAACGTTCGTGCGCAAACACGCCTCTTTAACAGCCACTGTAATATTGATTTCGTGTTGAAACTCCTAAAGTGAAGTTCACAGTCATTCGATAGAGGACTGATTAATAATCGAAGTAGTGATAAAATATGGatgataaatagtaaaatttaatatttgattatattatttatttagtttcgTAACAATATATAGGAGTTTCATGTTCCTTGTTCGTTTAAAAGCGTTTTATTACATGATGATATTTGCTCATCTATATCCACAGATTGAAGCTTGCGCAGACTTATTTCGCgctaattttttgaaaatattatgttGTATAAACTTGATATTTGTTGTTATATTTGAATTCAATTTTAGTTTCAGtacaatatgaaatttattataatttgtttgtaattacataataaattgtgcaattttagtttttaatttattacagaAATAAGTTGAGAAAATGGTACATACTATATTTCTAAAGTAACTTGAATTAGCAAAACACGTAAAAAAAAATGCGTGAATTTCCaactataaaattttaatacattaaatactatccttttatttagttaataatataaataatttttttactacgtatttatatatgaaaCACTTTTAGATAATCACGTATATATAAGCTTCTTTGTAATTTGTCTATCCTTAGTGATTTATGTTTTCGAGTAGTTGATGCATCATTTCGCGGCAATCTTTCAAAACCGACAAGTGAAAAgttgtatttaaaattttgtgAATAAGTGAAAAGTATTGTGTTAAAATCTCTTATCTTTTTGAGGATATGTCATAGGAAAAGATAGTCTGTGATTTTGGAAGACAAAATTTGTGAGTATACATGTATAGAGAGTTCAATTTATTCATAACCTCATTTCTTTTAACTTGTACACAATATCAAGAGAATCAACACGTATTTAAGCGCTCGCAgtaacaatttatttttctatatatatttttacagttCGTAAACATGAAAttagattattaaaatatatttgtgttTATACATCTTTATTGACAAGATCTGCAATCATCAGAATATATTCTATaagaacaaaaaaaatataatacttatgaAGCAGATATCAACATGAGAacagtattttttaaagattatattcttaaatattgttatattcaacataaatgcatatatattacatatttacttCTTGTCATAGGATTCCTTGCAGCATGTATAAGGAATTATATCTAAGATATTTCATGTAACtgttattttaaataagaaaaatttctttctaagCAATGTATTTCTGAaagtatttttaagaatatttttcgaaGTATTTTTTACTAAAGTTTTACTAACCATTAAATAATGCTTAGTAAAAGTGCATTAAAGAATTTAAcaagatttaagatttatgtatatacatatatatatatatatatatatatatatatatatatatataaatgtgtgtgtgtacgtgtgtgtatgATTAGTATTCctgtaaagaatatttttaggcattaaatatatatatatctagattaacacaatataatatcttttacaaaataaaatttgtttatacttCAAGATATAAATAGTTAaccttaataataataatacgcaATCAACATAATCCTTCATATTCTTCGtcatcttcttcttcatttCCTTTGTTTTTTGAAGGTGCTGCTTGTGCCTCTTCTTTCTCAATAGTATCTTCTGTTGACGTTGTGGTAGTATCCTTAGATTCTTTAATACTCATGTTCTGAAAAGTGatataaattgaagaaaatttttataagtCTTTTTACATgtagttttattatataattatattatatatatagttttattaaataaacaaatttattgtTTACTTGAACTTCAGTAGTAGTTTCTTCCACCAATTTTGAGGCATTAGGAGATGTATATGATTCTGCTGCATTTGCTCTTATTCCTGGAGGAGGTATTGCATATTGTTGCTGTGGTAGAGGTATACTTCTAGCGAGTTTAGCATATTCAACATCCATGTGTTTAATGAAAGGATTATTTAATGCTGCTCTTGCAGCATCTGCATCTTCATTATCGTATGCTTGTAGTAACATTTCTAATGTATTAACCTGATGATAAGTAGGAACAAATGAAGATAAATGTAATCTTTTTAGTTACAAAgtcttaaatttttaaatggTTCAAACCTCAGGAGCTTCACAGTAATTTCCCCATTCTTTGAAAGCTTTCTCAGCTGCTACCTGATCAGCTCGAGCTAACTGTACTAACACTAATGCTACTGTTAATCTACCAACAGAGGGTGCATGATCTATCTGTTGATGCATTCCAATTTCTCTCCGAATTGCATCTGCTGCTTCATCATACATTTGTAGTTTTACTAATAATCTTGCCACTTTGCTCATGTATTCTGCAGCCTGACGTGGACTATCTTCAGCCTTCATTGAAAAGTACATATTATATGACTTTCAATAACATTACCACTAATTACAAAAGTAAATTATATCTAACCATAACAATATTAGCAGCTCGTTTAAATAATTCTAGTGCTTCTTGTGGTTGAGTAGCCTCTATCATTTTGCCTGCTTTATCAAGTACAGCTGCACCTGCATCAGGTGACCCATGCATTTGATACAAAGAACAAGCACTATGTGCTAGTTTTGGTGCTTCTGCAAGATTTCCCATTTCTTTGCAAATTAATACAGCGTGTTCAATACTCCTACAATTGAATATATTATAGCAAATGATAATATTTCTCACAATATATTATTAAGGATCTAAAGAACTTACTTTGCAGCATGAAACCATCTTTTGTAGAATTAatgttaaagaataaaattgctTCTAAATTGTACAAAAGAAACTTAAAATCATACTCTATctcaatatatataaaaactgtATCAATTTAAAAGGATACGATCTATTTTCTTTATAACAATCAGCAGCTTTCATTAAGCATTCTTTACATTGTTGATAAGATTTCGCTATTTTAAAGCAAGTTGCTAAAATAAATAACAGAAAACATGATTATTAATTGTGTGATATTGTTATGACAATGctttctatgtatatattttacctGCACTTGTATATTCATCGGCCGCAACTTCGAAATCAGGTCTCCATTTTAACAGTGATGTTTTTAAGCTATAAAATAGATTTACCGTATTTGAATAAGTGgatcaataaaaatgaaattatttttacgctATAAAAAAGTACGTATTATCGATTTgcaaaatgcaaaaaaaattgACGAAAGTCAGATTAATTGTTGGCATAATTACTCGCAATTCTGCATTGACAGTATCTTTTATATTGACAATACCTTTTCTCAGCTTGTCGTATATGAGCATTTCCTTCTTCGATTTTTGACATTTTTCTCCGAATGGTGCCTTGTTTCGATTTTCGTTGTAGTAGGTAATTGGAGTGATGAAACTGTCAGTTTCGGAATTAATTTTGGTACCGAATGGCTCTTGTCAAACCACCGTACAGACGACAGATTCTCCACTTTATACAAACCACGGACTACGAACGACGATACATGCGACATACGACCGTGGTACGAACTAAATATTGTTAGACTAGTTTGTCAGTTTCAGGGTTGTTAGTTGCTACTTACTAGATCGAGGGAAGAAAGGGAGAAGATCTAATGGTAGTGGTAAAGGTAGTATAGTTAGTGGACTAGTGACGTTGCGACTCATACTGTAGACAAATGGAGGTGGGGAAACGAATAATAGTTGTTATTGGACGAAATTTATATCACGTGATACAAGCGAAATAGCTGTAAAGTACCAGTGGAGGTAATGTGACGTCATGTTATTTCTCGTGAGGGATTTTGTCTGGCAACTAAACTGTATATATCATTCTACGATTGTATGTGAAAAAATTTTGGAACCTATTGGAATCTTACCATTTTCATATCATTTCCAACTTTATCAATACCATGATTGAAAATTATAGCGAAAACATTatcattatttgaaatatttgtttacaaaaatttcctatcaatatgattttatatttataaaataaaatatacgcgactgttatattttaataactattATCTTTGGTAAAAATTGGTAAAACCTCACACAGCATAGATCATTTTTCTTTTGGCGTAacattcaaataaataatactatatgTGCTTGTAATTTTCGAAATCGCgccatttattttatatagatgGCAGTGTGAATTTTAATCTTGACCTGATGTTTGTGTTATACGCTACTCCACCGCATACTCATACCACTTGAGAACTTGATTTATACCACTTGAGAACAGAAGCATgatttttaacattatttatttaaatctaaTGGTACAAATGTTGGAAAATTTCATATGTCTGTGACatcttattcttcttttttttttatgtgttattttcaatattcatttTGAATATATGTGCAATTGACACATTGGCGGGAAATAAGAAGAAACTGTGTTTTTATTCCGATATAATTTTAGTATAAGTTAATTGAAAGATAGCTTGAGTGTGATAACATCTTTAAAACAAGgtaatttaattcgtaatttttattgtattttatttaatatttttcgttcATACTGGATCATAACCTTAAAGCATaacgtattttattataaacaattaagatttttatcttttttaatattgtacTACCTCTCCCCCCCCaaatattatgtttatatagaataattaaataaaaacatcAGATGGCAGAAAGGCTTGAAGATCTTAATTTACCAAATGCAGTTGTAACAAGAATTATAAAAGAAGCATTACCAGAAGGAGTTACAATTGCTAAAGATGCTAGAACTGCAGTGGCAAAAGCatcttcaatttttatattgtatCTGACATCATCTGCAAATATAATAGCTAAGAAAGGAAATCGTAAAACAATAAGCGGTCAAGATGTTATTCAAGCAATGAATGATATAGAATTTGAACAATTTGTTGACCCACTGCAGGAATCATTAGAGAATTTCCGTAAagcacaaaaagaaaaaa comes from Bombus terrestris chromosome 7, iyBomTerr1.2, whole genome shotgun sequence and encodes:
- the LOC105665957 gene encoding syntaxin-6 isoform X2; the encoded protein is MTLENPFFVVKDEVCKALNKNRGLYGRWTELQDVIVTSSTVSGGIPISRDELEWTTTELRKALRSIEWDLDDLEDTICIVEKNPTKFKIDNKELTVQRSFIEQTREEVKTMKDKMNLSRGRDRDNTARQPLLDNSPARVPVNHGTTKYSKLENEIDSPNRQFLGDTLQQQNDMMRQQDEQLDMIGESIGTLKTVSRQINTELDEQAVMLDEFGNELEVTDSKLDATMKKMAKVLHMSNDRRQWVAIGVLTAILVFLIILFIIK
- the LOC100652283 gene encoding gamma-soluble NSF attachment protein codes for the protein MSKIEEGNAHIRQAEKSLKTSLLKWRPDFEVAADEYTSAATCFKIAKSYQQCKECLMKAADCYKENRSWFHAAKSIEHAVLICKEMGNLAEAPKLAHSACSLYQMHGSPDAGAAVLDKAGKMIEATQPQEALELFKRAANIVMAEDSPRQAAEYMSKVARLLVKLQMYDEAADAIRREIGMHQQIDHAPSVGRLTVALVLVQLARADQVAAEKAFKEWGNYCEAPEVNTLEMLLQAYDNEDADAARAALNNPFIKHMDVEYAKLARSIPLPQQQYAIPPPGIRANAAESYTSPNASKLVEETTTEVQNMSIKESKDTTTTSTEDTIEKEEAQAAPSKNKGNEEEDDEEYEGLC
- the LOC100642846 gene encoding DNA polymerase epsilon subunit 3 encodes the protein MAERLEDLNLPNAVVTRIIKEALPEGVTIAKDARTAVAKASSIFILYLTSSANIIAKKGNRKTISGQDVIQAMNDIEFEQFVDPLQESLENFRKAQKEKKDATSKKKQQKKDEDDVIEEEDGGREVMVF
- the LOC105665957 gene encoding syntaxin-6 isoform X1; the encoded protein is MTLENPFFVVKDEVCKALNKNRGLYGRWTELQDVIVTSSTVSGGIPISRDELEWTTTELRKALRSIEWDLDDLEDTICIVEKNPTKFKIDNKELTVQRSFIEQTREEVKTMKDKMNLSRGRDRDNTARQPLLDNSPARVPVNHGTTKYSKLENEIDSPNRQFLGDTLQQQNDMMRQQDEQLDMIGESIGTLKTVSRQINTELDEQAVMLDEFGNELEVTDSKLDATMKKMAKVLHMSNGNYNNYIPAPTTATSSVSDLASKPSSLSSLSNTITNCFLCSGD